One region of Oryza sativa Japonica Group chromosome 10, ASM3414082v1 genomic DNA includes:
- the LOC4349424 gene encoding RING-H2 finger protein ATL65, with protein MSSSAVIPPPSPERRVPMVAVPVVADDGGGGHGAKGEESVSGSVAGISPSILIIAVIVVVMLLASVSIHYFIRHLCRRSSASAAASSSAPVLPVVVRPASSAAVGEQVVGKASAERAAEMERLISRLPLFTLASSLAALPKSSRDCAVCQSAFRDDDELRLLPACRHAFHSRCVDPWLRANPSCPLCRASIALPHPPLPDLLRVELGSVSSRRSNPNSAAAVASAPPEGAAVRAYPLPTLPNSEYLVEEELEVVIKQPAAAAAPRTGEPSQHPLPAAQAERGQPSSVTPTASFSSARSQERWSNRWSSRWSSRWSSGRWSSRYDAGTVTAAATAEWWWDMDGGAAPAARRREVEEQGNAFHGFMRWLTGAY; from the coding sequence ATGTCGTCTTCGGCTGTgattccgccgccgtcgccggagaggaGGGTGCCGATGGTGGCTGTGCCGGTGGTGGCCGACGATGGAGGCGGAGGGCATGGGGCGAAGGGGGAGGAGAGTGTGAGCGGGAGCGTCGCGGGCATTTCGCCGAGCAtcctcatcatcgccgtcatcgtcgtGGTGATGCTCCTCGCCTCCGTCTCCATCCACTACTTCATCCGCCACCTGtgccgccgctcgtcggcgtcggcggccgcgtcgtcctccgcgCCGGTGCTCCCCGTCGTGGTGCGCcccgcgtcgtcggcggccgTGGGGGAGCAGGTGGTGGGGAAGGCGTCGgcggagcgcgcggcggagatggagcggCTCATCTCGCGGCTGCCGCTGTTCACGCTGGCGTCGTCGCTGGCGGCGCTCCCCAAGTCGTCGCGCGACTGCGCCGTGTGCCAGAGCGCGttccgcgacgacgacgagctccgcCTCCTCCCGGCGTGCCGCCACGCGTTCCACTCCCGCTGCGTCGACCCGTGGCTCCGCGCCAACCCCTCCTGCCCGCTCTGCCGCGCCTCCATCGCGCTCCCGCACCCGCCCCTCCCGGACCTCCTCCGCGTCGAGCTCGGCAGCGtcagcagccgccgctccaaccccaactccgccgccgccgtcgccagcgcGCCGCCCGagggcgccgccgtccgcgcctACCCGCTCCCCACCCTCCCCAACTCCGAGTACCTCGTCGAGGAGGAGCTCGAGGTCGTCATCAagcaacccgccgccgccgctgcgccaaGAACCGGCGAGCCAAGCCAGCATCCGCtgccggcggcgcaggcggagcgtgggcagccgtcgtcggtgaCCCCGACGGCGTCGTTCAGCTCGGCGAGGTCGCAGGAGCGGTGGAGCAACAGGTGGAGCAGCAGATGGAGCAGCCGGTGGAGCAGCGGGCGGTGGAGCAGCCGGTACGACGCCGGCACGGTGACGGCGGCCGCCACGGCGGAGTGGTGGTGGGAcatggacggcggcgcggcgcccgccgcgcggcggcgcgaggtggaGGAGCAGGGCAACGCGTTCCACGGCTTCATGCGCTGGCTCACAGGGGCATACTAG